The following are encoded together in the Micromonospora lupini genome:
- a CDS encoding MarR family winged helix-turn-helix transcriptional regulator, translated as MSDSTPEMAGAARLRRLPTRLLSLAATYSDRRVNEALGRADARKWHYAVLATLDEFGPVSQAELSNRTSIYRSDLVAVINELTEQGLVERSADPADRRRNLITLTGQGHRQLLRLGELLADIENEVLAPLSPAQRDQLTHLLTAVLHHRTQKSWPKDSDPAG; from the coding sequence GTGAGCGACAGCACGCCCGAGATGGCCGGCGCGGCCCGACTGCGCAGACTGCCGACCCGACTCCTGTCGCTGGCCGCGACCTACTCCGACCGCCGGGTGAACGAGGCGCTCGGGCGGGCGGACGCTCGCAAGTGGCACTACGCCGTGCTCGCCACACTCGACGAGTTCGGCCCCGTCAGCCAGGCCGAGTTGAGCAATCGCACCAGCATCTACCGCAGCGACCTGGTCGCCGTCATCAACGAACTGACCGAGCAGGGCCTGGTAGAACGCTCAGCGGACCCCGCCGACCGGCGCCGGAACCTCATTACCCTGACCGGGCAGGGACACCGACAACTCCTCAGGCTGGGCGAGCTGCTCGCCGACATCGAGAACGAGGTGCTCGCACCGCTGAGCCCAGCGCAACGCGACCAGCTCACCCACCTGCTCACCGCCGTCCTACACCACCGCACTCAAAAAAGCTGGCCAAAGGACAGCGACCCTGCGGGGTAG
- a CDS encoding glycosyl hydrolase family 95 catalytic domain-containing protein, producing MSEVTRRKLLGAGAAGAGVMLLPTGWTAPARAGSIAPPQVLAANDLALWYDESAGTDWLRALPIGNGRLGAMVFGNVDTDRLQLNEDTVWAGGPYDSANTRGAANLAEIRRRVFADQWTQAQDLINQTMLGSPVGQLAYQPVGDLRLTFGSASGASQYQRTLDLTTATATTSYVLNGVRFQREVFASAPDQVIVIRLTADRANAITFTATFGSPQRTTVSSPDAATIGLDGVSGSMEGINGQVRFLALANAAVSGGTVSSSGGTLRVSGATSVTLLVSIGSSYINYRTVNGDYQGIARGHLDAARTIGFDQLRSRHVADYQALFNRVSLDLGRTTAADQTTDVRIAQHASVNDPQFSALLFQYGRYLLISSSRPGSQPANLQGIWNDQMAPSWDSKYTLNANLPMNYWPADTTNLAECYLPVFDMIRDLTVTGARTAQVQYGAGGWVTHHNTDAWRGSSVVDEALWGMWQTGGAWLATMIWDHYQFTGDVEFLRTNYPAMKGAAQFFLDTLVSHPTLGYLVTNPSNSPELRHHTNASVCAGPTMDNQILRDLFNGVARAAEVLNVDANYRAQILTARDRLAPTRVGSRGNIQEWLADWVETERTHRHVSHLYGLHPSNQITKRGTPQLHQAARQTLELRGDDGTGWSLAWKINYWARLEDATRAHKLLGDLVRTDRLAPNMFDLHPPFQIDGNFGATSGIAEMLLQSHSGELHLLPALPPAWPTGQVTGLRGRGGYTVGAAWSSSQIELVVVPDRAGPIRVRNRIFAGTFELHDETSGNVVQPTRIDTDLVEFTGQAGHTYRASGVNSGPVETGAYYRLVAQHSGKAADINGASTAAGGLLIQWQSSSGQNQQFEFLPADAGHFRIRARHSGLFLQAASSSTGADITQQPDAPSAASQQWRVDDQGGGVARLINRQSGLAMDVWQASTADGARISQWTPGTGANQRFKLQRI from the coding sequence ATGTCTGAAGTGACACGCCGGAAACTACTCGGAGCCGGCGCGGCTGGGGCTGGTGTCATGCTGCTGCCGACGGGTTGGACCGCACCCGCTCGGGCCGGGTCGATTGCACCCCCACAGGTGCTGGCAGCCAACGACTTGGCGTTGTGGTACGACGAGTCGGCGGGTACGGATTGGTTGCGGGCTCTGCCGATTGGTAACGGCCGGTTGGGCGCGATGGTGTTCGGGAATGTCGACACCGATCGGCTGCAGCTCAACGAGGACACGGTGTGGGCCGGTGGCCCGTATGACTCGGCCAACACCCGTGGGGCCGCCAACCTGGCGGAGATCCGGCGGCGGGTCTTCGCCGATCAGTGGACGCAGGCGCAGGATCTGATCAACCAGACCATGCTGGGCAGTCCGGTCGGGCAGTTGGCCTACCAGCCGGTCGGCGACCTGCGGCTGACCTTTGGCAGTGCCAGCGGGGCGTCGCAATATCAGCGGACCCTCGATCTGACCACGGCCACCGCTACCACCAGCTACGTGCTCAACGGGGTGCGGTTTCAGCGTGAGGTGTTCGCCAGCGCGCCGGACCAGGTGATCGTGATCCGGTTGACCGCCGACCGGGCAAACGCGATCACGTTCACCGCCACGTTCGGCAGCCCGCAACGGACGACAGTGTCCAGCCCGGACGCCGCCACGATCGGTCTCGACGGTGTTTCCGGCAGCATGGAAGGCATCAACGGGCAGGTCCGGTTCCTCGCTCTGGCCAATGCCGCCGTGAGCGGCGGCACGGTCAGCAGCTCAGGTGGCACGCTGCGAGTCTCCGGCGCGACAAGCGTCACCCTGTTGGTGTCGATTGGTTCCAGTTACATCAACTACCGGACCGTCAACGGCGACTATCAGGGCATCGCGCGGGGGCACCTCGACGCGGCCCGCACCATCGGCTTCGACCAGTTGCGCAGCCGACATGTAGCCGACTATCAGGCGCTGTTCAACCGGGTGTCGCTCGATCTGGGACGCACGACGGCGGCCGACCAAACCACCGACGTCCGGATCGCGCAGCATGCGAGCGTCAACGATCCGCAGTTCTCGGCGCTGCTGTTCCAGTACGGTCGGTACCTGCTGATCTCCTCCTCGCGACCGGGCAGCCAGCCGGCGAACCTGCAGGGGATCTGGAATGACCAGATGGCTCCGTCCTGGGATTCCAAGTACACACTCAACGCGAACCTGCCGATGAACTACTGGCCGGCCGACACCACAAACCTGGCCGAGTGTTACCTGCCGGTCTTCGACATGATCCGAGATCTGACGGTGACCGGCGCCCGCACTGCTCAGGTGCAGTACGGCGCAGGGGGTTGGGTCACCCACCACAACACCGACGCGTGGCGCGGCTCGTCGGTGGTCGACGAAGCCCTGTGGGGAATGTGGCAAACCGGCGGCGCCTGGCTGGCCACCATGATTTGGGATCACTACCAGTTCACCGGAGACGTCGAGTTTCTGCGCACCAACTATCCGGCCATGAAAGGCGCTGCCCAGTTCTTCCTCGACACGCTGGTCAGCCACCCGACGCTCGGCTACCTCGTTACCAATCCGTCGAACTCGCCCGAGCTGCGTCATCACACGAACGCCAGCGTGTGCGCGGGGCCGACAATGGACAACCAGATCCTGCGTGATCTGTTCAATGGCGTCGCACGGGCCGCCGAAGTCCTCAACGTGGATGCCAACTACCGCGCCCAGATACTGACTGCCCGGGACCGGCTAGCGCCGACGCGGGTCGGGTCCCGCGGCAACATCCAGGAATGGCTCGCCGACTGGGTGGAGACCGAGCGGACTCACCGGCACGTCTCCCACCTGTACGGGCTGCACCCCAGCAACCAGATCACCAAACGCGGCACACCACAACTGCACCAGGCCGCACGACAGACCCTTGAACTGCGCGGCGACGACGGCACCGGCTGGTCACTCGCCTGGAAAATCAACTATTGGGCTCGGCTGGAAGACGCCACCCGCGCCCACAAGCTCCTCGGCGACCTCGTACGCACCGACCGGCTCGCACCGAACATGTTCGACCTGCACCCGCCTTTCCAGATCGACGGCAACTTCGGTGCTACCTCAGGCATCGCCGAAATGCTGCTACAAAGCCACAGCGGCGAACTTCACCTTCTGCCCGCACTACCACCCGCCTGGCCAACCGGGCAGGTCACCGGGCTCCGGGGTCGCGGCGGGTACACCGTCGGCGCCGCTTGGAGCAGCAGCCAAATCGAACTCGTCGTCGTCCCCGACCGCGCAGGACCCATCCGCGTTCGCAACCGGATCTTCGCCGGCACCTTCGAACTGCACGACGAGACGAGCGGCAACGTCGTCCAGCCGACGCGGATCGATACCGATCTCGTGGAGTTCACCGGCCAGGCCGGCCACACCTACCGCGCGTCCGGGGTCAACTCGGGGCCTGTCGAGACTGGTGCGTACTACCGGCTCGTGGCCCAGCACAGCGGCAAGGCCGCCGACATCAACGGTGCGTCCACCGCCGCCGGCGGGTTGTTGATCCAGTGGCAGAGCAGCAGCGGACAGAACCAGCAGTTCGAGTTTCTGCCGGCGGACGCGGGCCACTTCCGGATCAGGGCACGGCACAGCGGCCTGTTCCTGCAGGCCGCCAGCAGCAGCACTGGCGCCGACATCACCCAGCAACCCGACGCACCCAGCGCCGCCAGCCAACAGTGGCGGGTCGACGACCAAGGCGGCGGGGTAGCCAGACTCATCAACCGGCAAAGCGGTCTGGCGATGGACGTTTGGCAGGCTTCGACCGCCGACGGTGCGCGCATCTCCCAGTGGACCCCCGGCACCGGCGCCAACCAGCGATTCAAACTCCAACGGATCTAG
- a CDS encoding sigma factor, whose product MLPNARLGSAHDAADLVQGTCLRAWRAREQYGDTRSSLRTWLHRIATNVCLTALKVRSRRPLPSGLVAESDPLGPLLAPAIRG is encoded by the coding sequence CTGCTACCGAATGCTCGGCTCGGCTCCGCTCACGACGCGGCGGACCTGGTCCAGGGCACGTGCCTGAGGGCGTGGCGGGCGCGGGAGCAGTACGGCGACACTCGCAGCTCACTGCGCACCTGGCTTCACCGGATCGCGACAAACGTCTGCCTGACGGCCCTGAAGGTTCGCAGCCGCCGGCCGCTGCCGTCGGGGCTGGTGGCCGAGTCGGATCCGCTCGGGCCGCTGCTGGCCCCTGCGATTCGCGGTTGA
- a CDS encoding SGNH/GDSL hydrolase family protein → MGVPSVSGRRRWAFALCLGLLATILTAGGPAARAEASGGDRLAGGTAEAQATVSAATDEAAPANYVPFATPVGVLFTWDGTGGVTGARGPDSTTTFPVLGVGGIPSTGVSAVLARVSTSNPTASTYLALWPDGTQRSADLSTLNVAAGENISNVAVVVPGGNGRIAVYNRWGETQVGVEVQGYFTTTAAPAPGGFVPVTLTRLIDTRSGLGTTTGTIPAGGSRTVTIAGTFVPAGAAAAYVNLLVPGATTGGWVGSAPPGTALGKGAINYVAGSTQSGATIKLAADGRVTFYNKGSAAINLVVILEGYFSGVAGGGAPFRPVDSRLLNTRTAGAGVPLAGGATVDVQVAGASGLPATGVAGAVLHLTVTPEQAGYLMAWPVAEPEPPVTLMDFQAGNWRTNTVVLRPGPDGKIRLRNGSTAPIHLIVDLQGWFERPAGARAVKVMPMGDSITWGQGSTTDSGYRGPLWLRLRNEGNYAPDFVGTQLSGAVGDGDHEGHKGWQINQLQANATGWISTYQPDVVLLHIGSNDMYRNYQVATAPDRLSALIDQILAARPGVYVLVAKIIRSNNAAAQTRINAYNATIPGIVAAKGDHVRLVDTTNLVAADLVDELHPNDAGYAKMSDRWYPVLTGVLAG, encoded by the coding sequence GTGGGAGTCCCATCCGTGTCCGGGCGTCGACGGTGGGCGTTCGCGCTCTGCCTGGGCCTGCTGGCCACGATCCTGACGGCCGGCGGGCCGGCGGCGAGGGCCGAGGCGTCCGGCGGCGACCGCCTGGCCGGCGGGACGGCCGAGGCGCAGGCCACCGTCTCGGCGGCCACCGACGAGGCGGCGCCCGCGAACTACGTACCCTTCGCGACACCGGTGGGGGTCCTGTTCACCTGGGACGGTACCGGCGGCGTGACGGGCGCCCGCGGACCGGACTCCACCACCACGTTCCCCGTGCTCGGCGTCGGCGGGATTCCGTCCACCGGCGTGAGCGCGGTGCTGGCGCGCGTCTCGACCAGCAACCCGACCGCGTCGACCTACCTGGCGCTGTGGCCCGACGGGACCCAGCGATCGGCGGATCTCTCCACGCTCAACGTCGCGGCGGGCGAGAACATCTCGAACGTCGCCGTCGTCGTACCGGGCGGGAACGGCCGCATCGCGGTCTACAACCGGTGGGGCGAGACGCAGGTCGGCGTCGAGGTGCAGGGGTACTTCACCACGACGGCGGCCCCTGCCCCGGGCGGCTTCGTACCGGTCACGCTCACCCGGCTGATCGACACCCGCAGCGGGCTGGGCACCACGACCGGGACGATCCCGGCGGGCGGCAGCCGGACGGTCACCATCGCCGGCACCTTCGTGCCCGCCGGCGCGGCAGCGGCGTACGTGAACCTGCTCGTGCCGGGCGCGACGACCGGCGGCTGGGTGGGCTCGGCGCCGCCGGGCACGGCCCTCGGGAAGGGCGCCATCAACTACGTCGCCGGCTCGACCCAGTCGGGTGCGACCATCAAGCTCGCCGCCGACGGCCGGGTCACCTTCTACAACAAGGGCAGCGCCGCGATCAACCTCGTGGTGATCCTGGAGGGTTACTTCTCGGGCGTGGCCGGTGGCGGCGCCCCATTCCGCCCGGTGGACAGCCGGCTGCTCAACACCCGTACGGCGGGCGCGGGCGTGCCGCTGGCCGGGGGTGCCACGGTCGACGTCCAGGTGGCCGGGGCCAGCGGGTTGCCCGCGACCGGTGTCGCGGGTGCGGTGCTGCACCTGACCGTCACGCCGGAGCAGGCCGGATATCTCATGGCGTGGCCGGTGGCCGAACCGGAGCCTCCCGTGACCCTGATGGACTTCCAGGCCGGAAACTGGCGGACGAACACGGTGGTGCTCCGGCCCGGCCCGGACGGGAAGATCCGCCTCAGGAACGGCAGCACCGCCCCCATCCACCTGATCGTGGACCTCCAGGGCTGGTTCGAGCGTCCCGCCGGGGCCCGGGCGGTGAAGGTCATGCCGATGGGCGACTCCATCACCTGGGGCCAGGGCAGCACCACGGACTCCGGGTACCGGGGTCCACTCTGGCTGCGGCTGCGAAACGAGGGCAACTACGCCCCCGACTTCGTGGGTACCCAGTTGTCCGGCGCTGTCGGGGACGGTGACCACGAGGGACACAAGGGCTGGCAGATCAACCAGCTCCAGGCGAACGCCACGGGCTGGATCAGCACGTACCAGCCGGACGTGGTGCTGCTGCACATCGGTAGCAACGACATGTACCGCAACTACCAGGTCGCCACCGCGCCCGACCGGCTCAGCGCCCTGATCGATCAGATCCTCGCCGCCCGCCCCGGCGTCTACGTTCTGGTAGCGAAGATCATCCGGTCGAACAACGCCGCCGCCCAGACGCGGATCAACGCGTACAACGCGACGATCCCGGGGATCGTGGCCGCGAAGGGCGACCATGTCCGACTGGTCGACACGACCAATCTGGTCGCCGCCGACCTCGTCGACGAGCTGCATCCGAACGACGCCGGCTACGCCAAGATGTCCGACCGCTGGTACCCGGTCCTGACCGGAGTGCTCGCCGGCTAG
- a CDS encoding haloalkane dehalogenase, giving the protein MPVTSVLDSTMYHEEVGSGTPLVFLHGNPGSSHLWRKVLPAVDLPARLLAPDLIGMGRSGKPDLPYRFADHAQYLDAWFERLALDEVVLVGHDWGGALAFDWAARHPGRVRGVAFFETIVRPMSWSELGDGPRSRAEAMRGPQGETLVLDKNLFLESAFTGGVLNPVPDEDLRAYRMPYPTRESRRPILEWARSLPLDGEPADVTERVTRYGKWLASSEVPKLLITFDSSPTLLIRPELTDWCRANMAALEIQHGGPAGHHAPEDQPEAIAAAITAWARRHMLTGHQSS; this is encoded by the coding sequence ATGCCCGTCACAAGCGTGTTGGACTCGACGATGTACCACGAGGAGGTCGGCAGCGGTACGCCGCTGGTGTTCCTGCACGGCAACCCCGGCTCGTCCCACCTCTGGCGCAAAGTGCTGCCCGCGGTCGACCTGCCCGCCCGTCTCCTCGCCCCCGACCTCATCGGCATGGGCCGCTCCGGCAAACCCGACCTGCCGTACCGGTTCGCCGACCATGCCCAGTACCTCGACGCCTGGTTCGAGCGACTGGCCCTGGACGAGGTGGTGCTCGTCGGCCATGACTGGGGTGGGGCGCTCGCCTTCGACTGGGCAGCCCGCCATCCCGGCCGGGTCCGTGGTGTCGCCTTCTTCGAGACGATCGTGCGACCCATGTCCTGGAGCGAACTGGGCGACGGGCCGCGGTCGCGCGCCGAGGCCATGCGCGGACCGCAGGGCGAGACGCTGGTGCTCGACAAGAACCTCTTCCTGGAGTCGGCCTTCACCGGCGGGGTGCTCAACCCCGTACCCGACGAAGACCTGCGGGCCTACCGGATGCCTTACCCCACCCGCGAGAGCCGTCGCCCGATCCTGGAATGGGCCCGCTCGCTGCCCCTGGACGGAGAACCCGCGGACGTCACCGAACGGGTCACGCGGTACGGAAAGTGGCTGGCCAGCAGCGAGGTACCCAAGTTGCTGATCACCTTCGACTCCTCGCCAACCCTGCTCATCCGGCCCGAACTGACCGACTGGTGCAGGGCGAACATGGCCGCGCTGGAGATCCAGCACGGTGGACCGGCCGGTCACCACGCGCCCGAGGACCAACCCGAGGCCATCGCCGCCGCAATCACCGCCTGGGCGAGACGGCACATGCTCACCGGCCACCAGTCAAGCTGA